The following coding sequences are from one Triticum dicoccoides isolate Atlit2015 ecotype Zavitan chromosome 4A, WEW_v2.0, whole genome shotgun sequence window:
- the LOC119288048 gene encoding tricin synthase 1-like produces the protein MKKNVRDERINTGTYVEAVSGQKLDQTHPYYSGRTTNRARQRAESEMDRAMAPSGDTVANVHSGTDSTNKTLLKSDALYTYILDTTVFPREHECMRDLRLITDRHPKGFMQSSSDEAQLLGMLIKMAGAKKTIEVGVFTGYSLLATALALPEDGKVLAIDTDRDCYEVGRPFIEKADVAHKVDFRQGTGLERLDELLAEEDGAARYDFAFVDADKPNYVRYHEQLLRLVRIGGTIIYDNTLWGGTVALPASTPMSDLDTRFSAALRDFNAKLAADPRIEVCQLAIADGVTICRRLI, from the exons ATGAAGAAAAACGTGAGAGACGAGCGGATAAATACAGGCACGTACGTCGAAGCTGTGAGTGGACAGAAACTCGATCAAACTCATCCCTACTACTCCGGCCGCACCACCAACCGCGCAAGGCAGCGAGCAGAGTCGGAGATGGACCGAGCCATGGCGCCCAGCGGAGACACCGTGGCCAACGTCCACAGCGGCACCGACAGCACCAATAAGACGCTGCTCAAGAGCGACGCCCTGTACACCTACATCCTCGACACCACGGTGTTCCCCCGCGAGCACGAGTGCATGCGCGACCTGCGCCTTATCACAGACAGGCACCCCAA GGGTTTCATGCAGTCGTCTTCCGATGAGGCGCAGCTACTAGGGATGCTGATCAAGATGGCGGGGGCCAAGAAGACGATCGAGGTGGGCGTTTTCACGGGGTACTCTCTGCTAGCCACGGCGCTGGCGCTCCCGGAGGACGGCAAGGTGTTGGCCATCGACACCGACCGGGACTGCTACGAGGTGGGACGCCCCTTCATCGAGAAGGCCGACGTGGCGCACAAGGTGGACTTCCGCCAGGGCACCGGCCTGGAGCGCTTGGACGAGCTCCTCGCCGAGGAGGACGGCGCCGCGCGCTACGACTTCGCTTTCGTGGACGCGGACAAGCCCAACTACGTGCGCTACCACGAGCAGCTGCTGCGCCTGGTGCGCATCGGCGGGACCATCATCTACGACAACACGCTGTGGGGCGGCACGGTGGCCCTGCCGGCAAGCACGCCCATGTCCGACCTCGATACCCGCTTCTCTGCCGCCCTCAGGGACTTCAACGCCAAGCTCGCCGCCGACCCGCGTATCGAGGTCTGCCAGCTCGCCATCGCCGACGGCGTCACCATCTGCCGCCGCCTCATCTAG